The following proteins come from a genomic window of Kitasatospora sp. NBC_01246:
- a CDS encoding thioesterase II family protein, protein MPRYAAAPERSSLWIRRFQPAPAAPAQLVCFPHAGGSAGYFLPVARAMPTSVDVLAVQYPGRQDRAGEACVEDVHALADHVVRELLVWADRPFTLFGHSLGASVAFEVAVRMERAGMALQGVVVSGRRAPSRPRDTAQDVHRSDDRALIRSLERLSGTDPLMLRDPEFLEMVLPSVRSDYKAAETYRSRPGRDRIGQPVLVLTGDADPQVTAAEAEAWAEHTTAGCSVRTFSGGHFFLDDHALSVISAISGFAAGRHLPARLG, encoded by the coding sequence ATGCCACGGTACGCAGCAGCGCCGGAGCGGAGCAGTCTCTGGATCCGGCGGTTCCAGCCGGCGCCCGCCGCACCGGCGCAGTTGGTCTGCTTTCCGCACGCCGGGGGGTCGGCGGGGTACTTCCTGCCGGTGGCGCGGGCGATGCCCACCTCGGTGGACGTGCTCGCGGTGCAGTACCCGGGGCGGCAGGACCGGGCCGGGGAGGCCTGTGTCGAGGACGTGCACGCGCTCGCGGACCACGTGGTGCGGGAGTTGCTGGTGTGGGCGGACCGGCCGTTCACGCTGTTCGGGCACAGCCTCGGGGCGTCGGTGGCGTTCGAGGTGGCGGTCCGGATGGAGCGGGCCGGGATGGCGTTGCAGGGGGTGGTGGTCTCCGGGCGGCGGGCGCCGTCGCGGCCGCGGGACACGGCGCAGGACGTGCACCGGTCGGACGACCGGGCGCTGATCCGGTCCCTGGAGCGGTTGAGCGGTACGGATCCGTTGATGCTGCGGGACCCGGAGTTCCTGGAGATGGTGCTGCCGTCGGTCCGCAGCGACTACAAGGCCGCCGAGACGTACCGCAGCCGGCCCGGCCGGGACCGCATCGGGCAGCCCGTCCTGGTGCTGACCGGGGACGCGGATCCGCAGGTCACCGCGGCGGAGGCGGAGGCGTGGGCCGAGCACACCACGGCGGGCTGCTCGGTGCGGACCTTCTCGGGCGGGCACTTCTTCCTCGACGACCACGCGCTGTCGGTGATCTCGGCGATCAGCGGATTCGCCGCCGGTCGGCACCTTCCGGCCCGGCTCGGTTGA
- a CDS encoding DNA polymerase III subunit delta' produces MAVWDDLVGQERVVEQLSAAARAAWATAAAGRGAAPEPGGNASLMTHAWLFTGPPGAGQITAARAFAAALQCTSPDLALGGTPGCGFCDGCHTVLAGSHADVKYVRTDGLSIGVGDMRALVLRASSYPTGGRWSVILVDAAHRLTEAAANALLKGVEEPSPRTVWLLCAPSVQDVLPTIRSRCRLLVLRQPAAEAVADMLVNRDGVDPTTARMAALAGQGDIERSRRLAVDDQARTRRTDVLRIPLEVGDIGGCLAAAQRLVDTAKADAEALAETQDAKETGDLRAAYGAAEGSKAPRGMAGAVKELEKRQKSRATRTRRETLGVALLDLLSFYRDVLALQLGSTGALSNEDQRQALNRVAQAGPPEGTLRRIEAVLACRQALDRNVDPLLAVEAMTVALRAG; encoded by the coding sequence GTGGCCGTCTGGGACGACCTGGTGGGCCAGGAGCGGGTGGTCGAGCAGCTGAGCGCCGCGGCCCGGGCGGCCTGGGCGACGGCCGCCGCCGGTCGCGGGGCCGCGCCGGAGCCGGGCGGCAACGCCTCGCTGATGACGCACGCCTGGCTGTTCACCGGTCCCCCCGGAGCCGGCCAGATCACTGCGGCCCGCGCCTTCGCCGCCGCCCTCCAGTGCACCAGCCCGGATCTCGCGCTCGGCGGTACGCCCGGCTGCGGGTTCTGCGACGGCTGCCACACCGTGCTCGCGGGCAGCCACGCGGACGTGAAGTACGTGCGCACCGACGGCCTGTCGATCGGCGTCGGCGACATGCGCGCCCTCGTACTGCGGGCGTCCAGCTACCCGACCGGCGGCCGCTGGTCGGTGATCCTGGTCGACGCCGCCCACCGGCTCACCGAGGCCGCCGCCAACGCCCTGCTCAAGGGAGTGGAGGAGCCCTCCCCGCGCACCGTCTGGCTGCTCTGCGCGCCCTCCGTGCAGGACGTCCTGCCCACCATCCGCTCGCGCTGCCGGCTGCTGGTGCTGCGCCAGCCCGCCGCCGAGGCCGTCGCCGACATGCTGGTGAACCGCGACGGTGTCGACCCCACGACGGCCCGGATGGCCGCGCTCGCCGGCCAGGGGGACATCGAGCGCTCCCGTCGGCTGGCCGTCGACGACCAGGCCCGCACCCGGCGCACGGACGTGCTGCGGATCCCGCTGGAGGTCGGTGACATCGGTGGTTGCCTGGCCGCCGCCCAGCGGCTGGTCGACACGGCGAAGGCCGATGCCGAGGCGCTCGCCGAGACCCAGGACGCCAAGGAGACCGGCGACCTCAGGGCCGCGTACGGCGCGGCCGAGGGCAGCAAGGCTCCGCGGGGCATGGCCGGCGCGGTCAAGGAACTGGAGAAGCGGCAGAAGAGCCGGGCCACCCGGACCCGCCGGGAGACGCTCGGCGTCGCCCTGCTCGACCTGCTGAGCTTCTACCGGGACGTGCTCGCCCTCCAGCTGGGCTCCACCGGCGCGCTCTCCAACGAGGACCAGCGGCAGGCCCTGAACCGCGTCGCCCAGGCTGGCCCGCCGGAGGGCACGCTGCGGCGGATCGAGGCGGTGCTCGCCTGCCGGCAGGCGCTGGACCGCAACGTCGACCCGCTGCTCGCCGTCGAGGCGATGACCGTCGCCCTGCGCGCGGGCTGA
- a CDS encoding alpha/beta hydrolase, producing the protein MRARVVAAALAVAGLLVGGCSSSSSTPGAASSDTTAPGAAPSGSLASGGPAAADARPGVTPLEPLPAAFPAALAPYYGQRPAWHPCDDGFECTTFTVPLDYDRPGGGDLTLSAVRAVAVPADPDQGGAPGAAGGRLGSLLLNPGGPGGSAIEYVEAVAKSYDSAVRARYDLVGLDPRGVGRSSPVTCLTGERMDAYTAADITPDDQAEIDALVAADREFAEGCRQQAGDRLGHLGTVEAARDMDVLRALLGDERLNYVGKSYGTFLGATYAGLFPGRTGRIVLDGAMDPSLDSISGNRTQAGGFETAWAAFAKDCVKREDCPLGRTEQQAGEQLSALFAAIDAKPLTTVDGARRLTESQATTGVIQAMYADFLWPKLRTSLADAKAGDGTGLLKLSDSYYERGPDGSYPNLMFANMAVNCLDLPAPFTGPADVQRAVPDFERTSPRFGRDMAWMALTCSYWPVRATGAAHTVRAAGAAPIVVIGTTRDPATPYAWARSLAGQLESGRLLTFDGDGHTAYGRHDECVDGAVNAYLLGGPAPEQGKRCGA; encoded by the coding sequence ATGCGGGCGCGAGTGGTGGCCGCGGCACTGGCGGTCGCGGGGTTGTTGGTCGGCGGGTGCAGCTCCTCCTCGTCCACCCCCGGGGCGGCCTCCTCGGACACCACCGCGCCCGGCGCCGCCCCGTCCGGGTCCCTCGCCTCCGGGGGGCCGGCGGCGGCCGACGCCCGTCCCGGTGTCACACCGCTGGAGCCGCTCCCGGCCGCCTTTCCCGCCGCGCTGGCGCCGTACTACGGCCAGCGGCCCGCCTGGCATCCCTGCGACGACGGCTTCGAGTGCACCACCTTCACGGTGCCGCTGGACTACGACCGCCCGGGCGGCGGCGACCTCACCCTCTCGGCGGTCCGGGCCGTCGCCGTCCCGGCGGACCCGGACCAGGGCGGGGCCCCCGGCGCGGCCGGCGGCCGGCTCGGGTCGCTGCTGCTCAACCCCGGCGGCCCCGGCGGCTCGGCGATCGAGTACGTGGAGGCCGTCGCGAAGAGCTACGACAGTGCCGTGCGCGCCCGGTACGACCTGGTCGGGCTCGACCCGCGCGGCGTCGGCCGAAGCAGCCCGGTGACCTGTCTGACCGGGGAGCGGATGGACGCGTACACCGCCGCCGACATCACCCCCGACGACCAGGCCGAGATCGACGCCCTGGTGGCCGCGGACCGGGAGTTCGCGGAGGGCTGCCGGCAGCAGGCCGGCGACCGGCTCGGCCACCTCGGCACCGTCGAGGCGGCCCGCGACATGGACGTCCTGCGGGCGCTGCTCGGCGACGAACGGCTCAACTACGTGGGCAAGTCCTACGGCACCTTCCTCGGCGCGACCTACGCCGGTCTCTTCCCCGGCCGGACCGGCCGGATCGTGCTGGACGGCGCGATGGACCCGTCACTCGACTCGATCAGCGGCAACCGCACCCAGGCCGGCGGCTTCGAAACCGCCTGGGCGGCCTTCGCCAAGGACTGCGTCAAGCGCGAGGACTGCCCGCTCGGCCGCACCGAGCAGCAGGCGGGCGAGCAGCTCAGCGCCCTGTTCGCGGCCATCGACGCCAAGCCGCTGACCACCGTCGACGGCGCCCGCCGGCTCACCGAGTCCCAGGCGACGACCGGCGTCATCCAGGCCATGTACGCCGACTTCCTCTGGCCCAAGCTGCGCACCTCGCTCGCCGATGCCAAGGCCGGTGACGGCACCGGCCTGCTCAAGCTGTCGGACTCGTACTACGAACGCGGTCCGGACGGCTCGTACCCGAACCTCATGTTCGCCAACATGGCGGTGAACTGCCTGGACCTGCCCGCGCCGTTCACCGGCCCGGCCGACGTCCAGCGGGCCGTGCCGGACTTCGAGCGGACCTCGCCCCGGTTCGGCCGCGACATGGCCTGGATGGCGCTGACCTGCAGCTACTGGCCGGTCCGGGCCACCGGCGCCGCGCACACCGTCCGGGCCGCCGGCGCCGCTCCGATCGTGGTCATCGGCACCACCCGCGATCCGGCCACCCCGTACGCCTGGGCGCGGTCCCTCGCCGGGCAGCTGGAGTCCGGGCGGCTGCTGACCTTCGACGGCGACGGCCACACCGCGTACGGACGGCACGACGAGTGCGTCGACGGGGCGGTCAACGCGTACCTGCTGGGCGGTCCGGCGCCGGAGCAGGGCAAGCGCTGCGGCGCGTAG
- the tmk gene encoding dTMP kinase has product MTSEEQPTPGTGGAARAGTPDLPEVAPAGTPGERARALLRLRPYRRLWTTQLIGGTADRLGLLVLLALTVIAAALGGQFGDLPRSLAFAVAAVFAARLAATLLVGAALLGPVHGLLSGRLDRRWTLLGADALRAVLIGVAPWWIVWLGSDAGPSAAATYVLLATVFVTGAAERVWAIAKGAAVPGLLPPANPFAPPGEQRPSAANLESVRTLDRRTGWATVPLAAAALVALTLVNNVFAALGSDWLRVHQTTFAALGAAALFTVSAVRAYLQQLPGGPTVAPPHSPLRSLRAPTDATPGPALSKGRTGAAPYFTFSVAAAFASMAGVAALALLTAAEHRAGPIGYGLLVLAAVGTPALGSRLTRATLPALSRRRLLALALLTEGVALILAGLVLDFVLVLLLTVLAGLAAGIVVSAGRSLLAQEVEEARLPKVDEHLYAVLRAVVGGALIVVPLIAAAYGEVEYGTVEPGSFTFIHGGAALAVATAGLLTLVLAAVVLLKTDDRRGTAPFGRDLVDAVRGAAGPAPHRTTGTGFFIALEGGDGAGKSTQARALAEWIRGKGHEVVLTREPGGSPVGQRLRGLVLDVGNTGLSHRAEALIYAADRAEHVENVIRPALARGAVVITDRYMDSSIAYQGAGRDLAATEVARISRWATGGLVPDLTVVLDVDPTRARERFTEALDRLESEPTEFHQRVRSGFLSLAAADPARYLVVDGSQQPGFVTTAIRHRLDRELPLSEQEKAARVEQERLAREEAERRAAEEARRRAAEAEAERKRLELLEQLRAEQAEKVRLAKEEAERVAAEAARKAAEEARRKAEEEARRRAEEEARQRAAEEARLAAEAAERRRLAEEAAAQAELQRQRELQREEQRRRAEEALQRAEEARLAQAAALAAAAAAAESAADRADRPAPPADDVTTELRIVPEPEDATQEISERDRRAAVRAAEAAGAAGAGGASASRAPEADATAKLPVVPTAPADETAVLPRVPSADPDRSGAGRRDHADRTEVLPRVEPTRPADRTEVLPRVEPTRPAGPAGRETPVDSTRELPAVEEQPAAEPRPRPSWAEETPMDDLPSLTDTLLGSRDEWARWEQGGPADPAPQDPRGGAAAPPAGPGGPEGRGRTDAQGGSDDRGDGKGKGRRWGRRS; this is encoded by the coding sequence ATGACGAGCGAGGAGCAGCCCACCCCCGGCACCGGCGGTGCCGCCAGAGCCGGCACGCCCGACCTGCCGGAGGTCGCGCCCGCCGGAACCCCCGGTGAGCGCGCCCGGGCACTGTTGCGGCTGCGCCCCTACCGCCGCCTCTGGACCACCCAGCTGATCGGCGGCACCGCCGACCGGCTCGGGCTGCTGGTGCTGCTCGCGCTGACGGTGATCGCGGCCGCCCTCGGCGGGCAGTTCGGCGACCTGCCGCGCAGCCTCGCCTTCGCCGTCGCCGCGGTCTTCGCGGCCCGGCTGGCCGCCACCCTGCTGGTCGGCGCCGCCCTGCTCGGCCCGGTGCACGGGCTGCTCAGCGGCCGCCTGGACCGGCGCTGGACGCTGCTCGGCGCCGACGCGCTGCGGGCCGTGCTGATCGGCGTCGCGCCCTGGTGGATCGTCTGGCTGGGCTCCGACGCCGGGCCCTCCGCCGCCGCGACCTACGTACTGCTCGCCACCGTCTTCGTGACCGGTGCGGCCGAGCGGGTCTGGGCGATCGCCAAGGGTGCCGCCGTACCCGGCCTGCTGCCGCCGGCCAACCCCTTCGCGCCCCCCGGGGAGCAGCGTCCGTCCGCGGCCAACCTGGAGAGCGTGCGGACGCTGGACCGCCGCACCGGCTGGGCCACCGTGCCGCTCGCGGCAGCCGCGCTGGTCGCGCTCACCCTGGTCAACAACGTCTTCGCGGCCCTCGGCTCGGACTGGCTGCGCGTCCACCAGACCACCTTCGCGGCGCTCGGCGCGGCCGCCCTGTTCACGGTCTCGGCCGTCCGGGCGTACCTCCAGCAGCTGCCCGGCGGTCCGACGGTGGCCCCTCCGCACTCCCCGCTGCGGAGCCTGCGCGCGCCGACCGACGCCACGCCCGGCCCCGCGCTGAGCAAGGGCCGCACCGGCGCCGCCCCCTACTTCACCTTCTCGGTCGCCGCCGCCTTCGCCTCGATGGCGGGCGTCGCGGCGCTCGCGCTGCTGACCGCCGCCGAGCACCGGGCCGGGCCGATCGGCTACGGCCTGCTGGTGCTCGCCGCCGTCGGCACCCCGGCGCTCGGCTCCCGGCTCACCCGGGCCACCCTGCCCGCGCTCTCCCGCCGCCGGCTGCTCGCACTGGCGCTGCTGACCGAGGGCGTCGCGCTGATCCTGGCCGGCCTGGTGCTGGACTTCGTCCTGGTGCTGCTGCTGACCGTGCTGGCCGGCCTGGCCGCCGGGATCGTCGTCTCGGCCGGGCGCTCGCTGCTCGCCCAGGAGGTCGAGGAGGCGCGGCTCCCGAAGGTCGACGAGCACCTGTACGCGGTGCTGCGGGCCGTGGTGGGCGGCGCGCTGATCGTCGTCCCGCTGATCGCCGCGGCCTACGGCGAGGTCGAGTACGGCACGGTCGAGCCCGGCTCGTTCACCTTCATCCACGGCGGCGCGGCCCTCGCGGTGGCCACCGCCGGGCTGCTGACGCTGGTGCTCGCGGCCGTCGTGCTGCTCAAGACCGACGACCGGCGGGGCACCGCCCCGTTCGGCCGGGACCTCGTCGACGCCGTGCGCGGCGCCGCCGGTCCGGCCCCGCACCGCACCACCGGTACCGGCTTCTTCATCGCCCTGGAGGGCGGCGACGGCGCCGGCAAGTCCACCCAGGCCCGGGCGCTCGCCGAGTGGATCCGGGGCAAGGGCCACGAGGTGGTGCTCACCCGTGAGCCCGGCGGCAGCCCGGTCGGGCAGCGGCTGCGCGGCCTCGTCCTGGACGTCGGCAACACCGGTCTGTCGCATCGCGCCGAGGCGCTGATCTACGCCGCCGACCGGGCCGAGCACGTCGAGAACGTCATCCGCCCGGCGCTGGCCCGCGGCGCGGTGGTCATCACCGACCGCTACATGGACTCCTCGATCGCCTACCAGGGCGCCGGGCGCGACCTGGCCGCCACCGAGGTGGCCCGGATCTCGCGCTGGGCGACCGGCGGGCTGGTGCCCGACCTGACCGTCGTCCTCGACGTCGACCCGACCAGGGCCCGGGAGCGGTTCACCGAGGCGCTGGACCGGCTGGAGTCCGAGCCGACCGAGTTCCACCAGCGGGTCCGGTCCGGCTTCCTCTCGCTGGCCGCCGCCGACCCGGCCCGGTACCTGGTCGTGGACGGCAGCCAGCAGCCCGGCTTCGTCACCACCGCGATCCGCCACCGGCTCGACCGCGAGCTGCCGCTCTCCGAGCAGGAGAAGGCCGCCCGGGTCGAGCAGGAGCGGCTGGCCCGCGAGGAGGCCGAGCGCCGCGCCGCCGAGGAGGCCCGCCGGCGCGCGGCCGAGGCGGAGGCGGAGCGCAAGCGGTTGGAGCTGCTGGAGCAGCTCCGCGCCGAACAGGCGGAGAAGGTGCGGCTGGCCAAGGAGGAGGCCGAGCGGGTCGCCGCCGAGGCGGCGCGCAAGGCGGCCGAGGAGGCCCGGCGCAAGGCGGAGGAGGAAGCCCGCCGGCGGGCCGAGGAGGAGGCCAGGCAGCGTGCGGCTGAGGAGGCCCGGCTCGCCGCCGAGGCCGCCGAGCGCCGGCGGCTCGCCGAGGAGGCGGCCGCCCAGGCGGAGCTCCAGCGGCAGCGTGAGCTGCAGCGCGAGGAGCAGCGCCGGCGCGCGGAGGAGGCGCTGCAGCGGGCCGAGGAGGCCCGGCTGGCGCAGGCCGCCGCGCTCGCCGCGGCCGCTGCCGCCGCCGAGAGCGCGGCGGACCGGGCGGACCGGCCCGCTCCGCCGGCCGACGACGTGACCACCGAGCTGCGGATCGTGCCGGAGCCCGAGGACGCGACCCAGGAGATCTCCGAGCGGGACCGCCGGGCGGCCGTCCGGGCGGCCGAGGCGGCCGGCGCCGCGGGGGCCGGTGGCGCTTCCGCGTCCCGGGCTCCGGAGGCCGACGCGACGGCGAAGCTGCCGGTCGTCCCCACCGCTCCGGCGGACGAGACGGCGGTGCTGCCCCGAGTCCCTTCGGCGGACCCCGACCGGTCGGGTGCCGGGCGGCGCGACCACGCCGACCGGACGGAGGTGCTGCCGCGGGTGGAGCCGACCCGTCCGGCGGACCGGACCGAGGTGCTGCCGCGGGTCGAGCCGACCCGTCCGGCCGGACCGGCCGGACGGGAGACGCCGGTCGACAGCACCCGCGAGCTCCCGGCGGTGGAGGAGCAGCCCGCCGCCGAACCGCGCCCCCGGCCCTCCTGGGCCGAGGAGACGCCGATGGACGACCTGCCGAGCCTCACCGACACCCTGCTGGGCTCGCGCGACGAGTGGGCCCGCTGGGAGCAGGGCGGCCCCGCCGACCCGGCGCCGCAGGACCCGCGCGGTGGCGCGGCCGCTCCTCCGGCCGGCCCCGGCGGGCCGGAGGGCCGTGGCAGGACGGACGCCCAAGGCGGGTCGGACGACCGGGGCGACGGCAAGGGCAAGGGCCGGCGCTGGGGGCGCCGGAGCTGA
- the leuE gene encoding leucine efflux protein LeuE, with product MLGVNDLATYILGALVIILLPGPNSLYVLSVAARKGVRTGYTAAAGVFVGDFTLISLTSLGAASLLEANPAVFAVVKFGGAAYLLWIGVGMLRAARQLWREHRAAAAAPDTAAAAVPDSTERPFRRALVISLLNPKAILFLLSFFTQFVDPSYGQPALSFALLGGILQTFSLLYLSMLIFAGTTLATAFRRRKRLSAGLTSGVAVLFAGFAAKLAVSSA from the coding sequence GTGCTCGGAGTCAACGACCTGGCGACGTACATCCTCGGCGCCCTCGTGATCATCCTCCTCCCCGGCCCCAACTCCCTGTACGTGCTGTCCGTCGCCGCCCGCAAGGGCGTCCGGACCGGTTACACCGCCGCCGCCGGCGTCTTCGTCGGTGACTTCACCCTGATCAGCCTCACCTCGCTGGGCGCCGCCTCGCTGCTGGAGGCCAACCCCGCGGTCTTCGCCGTGGTGAAGTTCGGCGGCGCCGCCTACCTGCTCTGGATCGGCGTCGGCATGCTCCGCGCCGCCCGCCAGCTCTGGCGCGAGCACCGCGCCGCCGCGGCCGCCCCCGACACCGCTGCGGCCGCCGTCCCGGACTCCACCGAGCGCCCGTTCCGCCGCGCCCTGGTGATCAGCCTGCTGAACCCGAAGGCGATCCTCTTCCTGCTCTCCTTCTTCACCCAGTTCGTGGACCCGTCCTACGGACAGCCGGCCCTCTCCTTCGCCCTGCTCGGCGGCATCCTGCAGACCTTCAGCCTGCTCTACCTCTCCATGCTGATCTTCGCGGGCACCACCCTCGCCACCGCCTTCCGCCGCCGCAAGCGCCTCTCCGCCGGCCTCACCAGCGGCGTCGCCGTCCTCTTCGCGGGCTTCGCCGCCAAACTGGCCGTCTCCTCCGCCTGA
- a CDS encoding sterol desaturase family protein, with amino-acid sequence MGERLRSALRHVAYPFLLVTLVSIAVAALRWRWDLGRVSQFFLLGTIGYLTVLEWLIPYEPEWRPSVGEWGWYGAYFVLTMIGGALSQVPVSAMVGWAAPPHPVLPLWAEIPAALLLGSLANYLMHRWSHTNRWLWRLHGVHHVPDKVNVANNGVNHIVDVVLTQGAVQLSLALAGFSAESVFVVGLFVVAQGYFVHANVDVRIGALNHVFAGPEQHRLHHSVDLAEAGHYGSDLSIWDHAFGSFTWQPGRRPAAVGLLRPSDFPRTREVLASHLQPWRRPVQADDFPA; translated from the coding sequence ATGGGTGAGCGGTTGCGCTCCGCGCTGCGTCACGTCGCCTACCCGTTCCTGCTGGTCACGCTCGTGTCGATAGCGGTCGCGGCCCTGCGCTGGCGCTGGGACCTCGGGCGGGTGAGCCAGTTCTTCCTGCTCGGCACGATCGGCTATCTGACGGTTCTGGAATGGCTGATCCCCTACGAACCGGAATGGCGGCCGAGCGTCGGCGAGTGGGGCTGGTACGGCGCCTACTTCGTGCTGACGATGATCGGTGGGGCACTGTCGCAGGTGCCGGTGTCGGCCATGGTCGGGTGGGCGGCGCCGCCGCATCCGGTGCTGCCGCTCTGGGCGGAGATCCCGGCGGCGCTGCTGCTCGGTTCGCTGGCCAACTACCTGATGCACCGCTGGAGCCACACCAATCGCTGGCTCTGGCGCCTGCACGGGGTGCACCACGTGCCCGACAAGGTCAATGTCGCCAACAACGGGGTCAACCACATCGTCGACGTGGTGCTCACCCAGGGCGCCGTGCAGCTCTCGCTCGCGTTGGCGGGGTTCTCGGCCGAATCGGTGTTCGTGGTGGGCCTGTTCGTGGTCGCCCAGGGCTATTTCGTGCACGCGAACGTCGATGTCCGGATCGGTGCGCTCAACCACGTCTTCGCCGGCCCGGAGCAACACCGGCTGCACCACAGCGTCGATCTGGCGGAGGCCGGGCACTATGGGTCCGACCTCTCGATCTGGGACCACGCCTTCGGGAGTTTCACCTGGCAACCGGGCCGTCGGCCGGCCGCGGTGGGGCTGCTGCGCCCGTCCGACTTCCCCCGGACGCGCGAGGTGCTCGCCAGTCACCTCCAGCCCTGGCGAAGGCCGGTGCAGGCCGACGACTTCCCGGCCTGA